One part of the Fusobacterium pseudoperiodonticum genome encodes these proteins:
- a CDS encoding cytoplasmic protein: protein MKKILLILLSFSAILLLTACGKIKYELKDGTMYANGKEATGTFEFILNGYKTKGKYINGLPDGLFERYYPDGSIFIKDEFKDGTLIKEEIFYKSGETLATATDGKYLKLFDKDGRLVESYDADKDKNIIYHENGKPLIITIGRDSTIYNENSEILSKEENGEEVNLDMIIKNVGNGLSEIIMDDKVIAKMDDNIGILTYFYSTGEPMITTNSSTAETQFFFKNGSIFFKSNGKEFILYHKDGKPIHELNEGITKYYNENGDEILMNSYKVEDIKKID from the coding sequence ATGAAAAAAATTTTATTAATTCTATTATCATTTTCTGCTATTTTATTATTAACTGCTTGTGGCAAAATAAAATATGAATTAAAAGATGGGACTATGTATGCTAATGGAAAAGAAGCTACTGGAACATTTGAGTTTATATTAAACGGTTATAAAACCAAAGGAAAATATATAAATGGTTTGCCTGATGGACTATTTGAAAGATATTATCCTGATGGAAGTATTTTTATAAAAGATGAATTCAAAGATGGAACTCTTATAAAAGAAGAAATATTCTATAAAAGTGGGGAGACTCTAGCAACTGCTACAGATGGCAAATATCTAAAACTTTTTGATAAAGATGGACGTTTAGTTGAAAGCTATGATGCTGATAAAGATAAAAATATAATATATCATGAAAATGGAAAACCATTGATAATTACTATAGGTAGGGACTCTACTATATATAATGAAAATAGTGAAATTTTGTCTAAAGAGGAAAATGGGGAAGAAGTAAATTTAGATATGATAATAAAAAATGTAGGGAATGGTCTCTCTGAGATTATAATGGATGATAAAGTTATAGCTAAAATGGATGATAATATAGGTATTTTAACTTATTTCTATTCAACTGGAGAGCCAATGATTACAACCAATTCTTCAACTGCTGAAACTCAATTTTTCTTTAAAAATGGAAGCATTTTTTTTAAAAGTAATGGAAAAGAATTTATTCTCTATCATAAAGATGGTAAACCAATACATGAATTAAATGAAGGGATAACTAAATACTATAATGAAAATGGTGACGAAATTCTTATGAATTCTTACAAAGTTGAAGATATTAAAAAAATAGATTAA